The genome window ATTCTGTTTCCTATTTGAGGTTACTTTAGAACTACCATGTTAGAAAGCCATCAGACAGAATTCATAATTCCTTCTCTTTGAATAGAACGTTGGGTGCTGCTCTCCACCTCTACCACTGTAAATTGTATTACTGCTCCTGCTCTTACTGCTCTATACGTTGTTCAGGGTTGGTTCTGGCTAAGTCGGTTGGGGTATTGAATATAAATAGGACTGTAATTTAGGTAGGTTTTATAATCTGACTTCTTTAACTGAGGATGGTTCTGACCACTCTTTCGTAGGTCAGTGTTTGGAGTTGTGCCATTGATTTGACAATACCATCCCTGAGAAGTAAGACCCACCTCACATTAAATGTGCCCAATAATCACAGGGGTAGCCAATTTAGAGAAAGCAAAtgagatttaacatttttaaaaggcttagAGTTGAAGCCTGAATCACAATTGAGCTGAAGCCTGGGCTAGAGAACCTGGTGGGCTGCAGTGCTGCAGAGAGCTGGCTGATGCAGCCAAGAAGACCATTTCTGGTACCAAGGTTCTAGAGGACATTTAACAATGTCCCCCAGTACTGAAGCTTATAATGTTGTTCCTGAGTGCTCTGACTAGGTGCTGAGCTGTGgtagagagatagagggagagaggagaggctggactGAAGGACTTTCAGGCAGCAGTGGTGTTCTTCCTTCATGCTAAGGCAGCTGAACCTCACCCCgcttgttccccccccccccgcagaaaGCAGCAGGGGGCCTTAGTCTTCCATCTGCTCTCAGCCCCTAATCTAAAACAGCGTTGACCTACTTAGTATCACCCACTGGGTGCTGGGGttaactaagacagtgaccaAACACAGTCTCTAAAAATTAACTTGCCTGAAGAGTCATTTCGTTTAGGGAGCTGAGATCTTGAGAGAGTAACATTTTGATAAAAGTTATCAGATCTTTTACCTCCTTCCATACCAAGTCCTCTGCTAAAATCGGCATGTTTCCTCAGTGGGCTGGACCTTTACAATGCTTCTCTGCCTAATGGTGGAAGTCATTGTGCTGCTGCTCTTGAACCCTCGGCTTTGCTCAAGTCTCAGAATTGTGCATTTGCTAGAATGGAACTGAAGTACAATAGTCAGTTATAAGCATGTGTTTTATCTGTTTGATATAGTGCCTGCtttaataattgtgtgtgtgtgtgtgtgtgtgtgtgtgtctgtatatgcacatgtgcttaTATAAATGCAGGCATGCACATCATGGCATACATGTGAGGGTCAGAGAGCAACCTTGAGTGTTTTCCCTTCTCGTTCACTGCTGCATATACCCATCTGACTGGGCTGTAGTCTCCGGGGATTCTTCTGTCTGTTTCCTGCCTTGCCGTAGGAGACTGGAGATTACGGGGCATGCTACCATGCCCAACTTTATCTGGATTTCAGGTTCTTtcgcccactgaaccatctctcttgtCATACCGTGTCTTTTCATCAGCAAGCATATCTTAACTCTTCCTGTTAAGGTTTGCTGCAGCTTATAGTACAGTGTTAAAAATagaacatgggctggagagatggctccgcgaGATGAAGGCACTTGTTtccaagtctgaggacctgaggtaAGTCCTAAACCCCACATGTTCACGTGAGCACGGTAGCATGCACAAATCCCATCCCAttcccaaaaaataaataaatgcaatatgttttttttttaaacatacgaAATCAGATGTGACCCTCTGGCAATACACATTCAACTTCGAGGAACAAAGTCATTCAAAAGAGCATTATTGGTAAAGAGAAAATAGCCCAACATTTAAATGACTACTCTTGGACTTTCTGATATAACTTTAGTGAACTACATCTTTCATTTTACAGTTGCATAGTTAAACTACTGATATTCTTGTTGGGCTTACATTACTGGGAGGAATATTTTGTTAATATGTAATTTTTGTTAAAACCTCAAAGATGAAAATACTGGCAAATATTAATTGGATATTATAGCAGAAACTTTTCTAATATCcaatcccatttctttctttgcgATAGCTTATTTAGAGTGAGTTAGTTGGTGGTGACAGTATCCGTGTGTACCGTGAAGCCGTGGGTGAACTTTCCTTCAGCCTTACTCCCTCTGTACCGACTACACGTGTGCCTGATACATTGATAAGCGCACTGAGGGGAAATGGCCAAGTGGGGCTAGGTAGCTAGAATTCATAGGcctcttaattatttttcagatattcACCCTCAACATTTCTCTATACTTTGAGTTCTCTACAGAAGTGCATTCGTAGCAGcaatgagtgagttccaggaggcGGTGCAGGTGTTCGCCTGCCACTCACCAGTCGGCCCCTCCACCTCCGCAGGCTCCAATAGATCCCACAATGTTTTGTTTCctaatgtattttttctttgttctaagtTATGCCCCAGTATTTTGCCATTTctatccaaaaacaaacaaacaaacaaacaaaaaacttctgttTTTGATGGGCTTCAGCcaagataataaaaagaaacatttatttacacTCTTTTACATACTGATTCCAATAGAAAAAGGCCCCCTGATGTCTAGTCCTTACACATCAGTGTAGTCATAATAGATGCGCACTTCTGATCTTCGGACACTTTGCAGCGACCTAATGCTTTCGCTCCTGGTTCTTATGTTTGATTTCTTGAATAACCTTCTTGAAAATGACttacacatgaaaaaataaattatcgGATCCAGGCACACGTTGCATGCAGACAAGAAAAGTGTCATTTCTTTGCAATAGTAGAGGATTTTATGTGCCGATTCGTCTAGAAGCCTGTCTAAGTTACTGAAGGTAAAGGGGATTCTGCACAAGTGATACGGGAGGAAGCAGGTAAAAAACACAGCCACGACCACACGGATGCTCTGGTTGTGCTTCCGCTTCCGGCTCGACTGACTTATGAACTGCCTGCTGGATttgtggatgtatctggagatgGCTATGTAGCATCCAATCAGAATCACCAGCACGGCCACAAACAAACAGCTGTCAACATAGGTGACAGCCATATGCCACTTGGCTCCCAGGGGACTTTTGAGTTTCATGCAGTCATGAATATTTTCCTTGGTCGGTTGCCCATTAGTCAGTATGATGTTTGGCAAGGACAGCACAGCCATGACCACCCAAACACAAACTGATAAAACTTTGGTGAAGGTTATGCTGTACATGCGAGAGTCACCAAAGGGCTTTACCACCTTTAGATACCGATCAACACTGATCAGCCCAAGAAACACAATAGatgtatacatgtttgcataGAACAAGACTGAGGTGTATCTGCAGAGGATGAACTCGAAGTACCAAGGTCCGAATCCTGTATCACGGACAATTCGGAATGGGAATGTCAGGGTCATGATGAGGTCAGCTACCACTATATTTTTGAGATAAAATATGAAGCTGGTTTTATTCCGAATGTGGAAGAAGATCCACACGGCCAGACCGTTCAGCAGGATGCTTGCCACAAAGATAACTAAGTAAAGCACTGGCAGGATGATGGTGTCAAATTCGTTGTGCAGGGTAGAGTTCTTCCCATGTCCCTCGCTTGTGCTGTTTGCAGTGTGACTTGCTTGGCTGTACAGCTCATTACCTGCAAAAGTAGAAACATTCACATTAGGACAGCCGTCTCCCTTAGCACTGAGTCGTTCTGGATGGGTGTAAAGGTTGTCTCAAAGGTTCACTCAAGTGTATATCTCAGGCTCTGTAAGTTTACACTGTATGTATGCAGTGCTTATAGAGAGATCAGAAGAAGGGCTCTGGTCCCCTAGAGCTGAGACAGTTGTGACCTCCTGCCTTGGAGTTCACTCATCCACTCGGTACCCAGGAAGAGTCtgaagtactcttaacctctaggccatctctccagcctctgccgcCAAGATTTAAAGTATCTGCTGGTTaattctacccccccccccagtggccAAATAAATGGTGGATTCCCCTTCCCCACATTTGAAGATCCTTTGAGTCTCTGTGACAACCTATCGAAAGTGAATATACTATATCCATATAAACCCTGGTGTTTAGTTCAACACTGGATATTGGCACCCAGACGCTCAGCAATACTTGAGGCAGAAAATTGAAGTTTCTTTTACCGAGACAATCAAAACAGAGTGTGGAGATTGTATCAGTGTATCCTTTGACACACTCCGTCCCTCTACCACTACCTACGCTTTAAACTCAGCagtcacagaaaaccacaaagcaaaccagtaaagccccaaattctctgcctctctctcctgaggaTTATGTAGGGACTGttgttagaaataaaaatgtaggcTCCCCCCATccgcaggggaaaaaaaagatcagcCCTCTTGTAAAGTGACAAAAGCCCCAAGCAGAGCTAGATTTTCCTTGTGAATTCATTCTTTTAGGTTCATCCTAACACATAATCTGTGAGTAGGTATGCCATCCTGTAGGAGATCTTTTGGGGGATTATAATCATCTACACAGACTGTATGCTGTCAGACACAGCTTTCATTAAAGTATTGGTCAAATTCCGAAGACATGGAAGTCTCTGTAAGCTGGTATAAAAACTGATTTTTTACCTTTCTGTTAGTGTTCAAGTTTattatcaaacaaaataaatgatttaaaaacatgtGCAGGCtaccatttttgttgttatttacaaGATTAGATTATACCCGCCGTTCTTAGTATGAATTTGCCaagttcctttgctttcttttttatttttggtggacATGATTATAGATAGCATCACGCCATTCTTATTTAATTGGTGAGATGGCATGTGGGCATTTGGTTTTTGCAGCAGCCGTGAAAGGTCTCTCATGTCCTGTGGGAGACATAGTGGTGGTGTGAGGGATCCACAGCTTTAGTCTGTGCCTTGGAACATTGCCACACTTCCTGAAGTCACTCTGGTTCCTAGCCCTCTCCAGCAGGGAGGTGAGCTTCCTGGGACAGTGCATACCAGGAGAGTCTGGGTCTGTAGGGCCTGGCCTGCCTGGCTGCCCACTGAGCTTTGCACTGAACGGGTGCCTCCCAGCTCTTGCTCTCCTGCCCTTTCTCCCTGCACAGGCGCTTGATGCTCTGGAAGCCCTCTCCCTCTACAGTTTGTCCTGAAGCCATTTCCTCAGTAACTCTCTCAGCTGCGTGACAAGCACATTTTGTCATCTGTTTTTGTAGACATCATAAACTATCATAGCTTACAAACTCTAGTTTCAGATGTAAGGATGTAAGGCAGAtcatttctgactttttaaaatcccCACGAGTTCATAAGAGCTTCACTTTATCTCTGCTTCGGACTGATTTTTGTTTAAGGGGCAGCATGACTTAGCTCCTGTTTGCCTACATGGgtgtttattatatattgttttctttccttgaagTAATAAAATGGGAAAGGCAGTGCTGATGATTGTCCTCCAACAGCAGGTTCTTCAGCCACTGCCTGCAGCCAGAGCATGGCTTCCTCAGGAGCTTGCTCCCTTTCTCATCATTTCCCCCCTTCCATTCCTCACTGTGTTTTTACAAACTGGTTTTTCTGGCCTAAATATCCTTATACAGGTTAGTAATTTATACCTCTGCTAGCCTGTTGTGAGACTGATGGTATTATTAAGCTTTACAAGTTATAAAGGCCTGACAAAGctgctctctccagcttccagcttGTCATGTTGCCTTGAACATACCATGGAGGCCTGTGTTGACTTAATAAAGTCATGCAGCCATGGCCTCTTCTGTCTCAGAAGATCCAGATTGGCATTTGAAGCCCTTCAAAGGGTAAGCAGTACGGCTTTAGTGAGCTTTAGATATCTACTTGGATTGATTTACCCAATTAAGCTATTAACTGGCACTTTGATCTTGCTGTGGATAGTGCTCTTAGGGAAATACAGCCAGCCAAGTAAGTTTTAATCATGGTACAAGTGCTCAGCTGAGGGGCAATCCTTGAAAAGAAACAGCGATGTCATATCTTGAAAGGATGGCTATGTGTTGTAGCAATCAGATAGGAGTTGATTTTTCAAAGCCATTGCAAATGTAAGTAGAATTCAGTAGCTTTATCCTTCTGGGGATGGGGTATTTCAGCTGTTAGTGTTAGCAACCTGGGTCTGTGTATACCCACTGTAGCCTAAACACATCCTATCCCAGTGTTCCTGGTAGATTTGTGTCTTCCATTtaatatcatcatcattatcatcatcatccaaGGCTTAATTATATAGAGAAATAGTCTTATTAAATGATAATATACCTAGTTATTGTAGTTAATATTAAAGGTAGTCTTCAATCAGAATATCAGAAGTCTGTGTACGAGCCTTGATTtgtttataaacaaaaacaaatgaacaaaaaaaaaacaacaaaaactccctAATAAGACTAAATAGACAAGTctaacaaccaaaaaacaaagcagaataaaaaactaaaaccacGCCAGCATAAGTAACTTCACttcacagtggttctcaacctgtttgTGGCTTTGAGGCAGTCTATGTATGTTTGctgttgtgttttcttatatttgCCTTAGCTCATGATCAAGATTAGTGTTTTGGAATAGGcctctccagttccatgggatcagCCTAGCCCTGGTTATTACTTCATTCATAAATTCCAGATTTGTAACAGAGCTTAGACAAGTAGGTAGTTAAAACCTCTTCTGGGCAATTTTGCAGATTCAGTGGTAGACAACCATGGTCCCTAAGGAGCAGGACACACCACTAGTGTGCTGCTCTGACAGGCTCCAGAGCTTAAGGTGGCAAGTGTTGGCGTGGCTTGTGTGTTGTTGAAGTAAGCCAGCCTCCTGTTCTTCCCTGCCAGCTGCTCATGTCTTGCCTTCTCCACAGTCCTTCAAATTTCCCCGGAGTGTGCAGGCTTGCACCTTCACCTACTTAGGAACATCAGTCATTACATGAAAAAGGTTTTAGTTCACTCTGTTTAGTATGTTATTCTTCTAGTAAAGATTGTGGCCAGTTTAGGGACCTCCTTGAATGATCCATGGCTTGGTAATTCACTGAGAAAAACTTGAAGTTGATTTTAAAGTAGAAAGATTCTCTTCTGTGTTCATTAGGATGGCAGTCCCTCCTCATGACAGGGTTTAGTACAGAGTGATGATTGAGAGGGACGAGGAAGGACCCCTTTGCTAGATGCTTCCACGATGTGTCACGCCAGATCCTTCTTGGTTAATTTTAAACATGGAATTACAATTAAGAAATCTAGtcccgtatgtgtgtgtgtgtgtgtatgtgtgtgtgtgtgtgtgtgtgtgaaaacctACAATCATCTGTCTAggaagtgtacacacacacacactagatagcACACTCGGTGTGACGGTTAGATTAAAATGTAATATGGTATTAAAATTTAGCACAATTACAAATTCTCTGTTGCACTGTTTATGTTCCTGTTTCTCGATGGCTACATACCATGTTGCCCCATCCAGATAGATGTTTCGTCACAGTCGTGTAAGTATAATGTGTCCATTTACTCTTAGAATCACTTTTGTATGCAGTTGGAGTGGGAGTGATTAAGGCCTAGGTGCAGAATCTTAGCAACTTTGCCTCGGGTGAATCTACTCTATTGTTCATTGGGGCGTGTCCCTGTGACACAGAATATTAAAGCCTCGACATAAGTCACTGCCCTACCTACCAGATGGGGTGAAATAATAAAGTTGTATAAATTATAGGGTGTCAGTCCACGGTACAATGGCCCTTGTAGGATCCTTTTCTAATTAGTTATCTAGTCTAGCAGGTAGATGCTGCTTTTGTCCCCCTGGGGAGCCTCAGTGAACCTTGATGGAGACTATTAAATGTGGAAAGTAATATGTACTTTATTTGGGGCTTAACAAATCTTTCGAAAATATTctgttaaagaatattttaaagatagtGTTTTGATTAACTAAAGTTTTAAATCAGTCACAGCAAGGTTTATCTTCGTGATGCTATCTTGCATGGCTGCTCTTGCATGCAGAATGAGAGATGGTTTTCAGTGGGTTTTAGTTGGTTCTAAACTACCACTTAGCTTGAGTAAGCCATGTTAACGTTCAAGTGCTTTGTCTCTTTTTTGCTGGCTTACCTGGTAATTTTGTAAGTGTAAAGTTGAGCCCCATTCTCTAGTTGTGATGTATCGTAAGTCAAGATGCATGTCAAGAAACACTTGGGGGGAGTTGAGGTGCAGATTCAGCAGAAGTTACTCCTGGTTTGATTTctagggagagaaaaatgaaacagggAAGTGTTGGTAAGAACTTTGCAGGTATAATGTTCTTTCagtaaaaacaataaaccaaCAGACAAAATATTGTCACATCCTGTGATTAGGAAAACGATAGTGTGGATTTGAACACCTTTACCCAAGAAGAGTAACCTATTTTTTACCATTTTTCAGTTTGCCATGAAGTATGACCATGTCTGTGTGGTATCATCTGGCTGCCACTTTGTGACTTTCAGAAAGTTAGTTAGCATCATTACTTAGGGATTTGCATCTCTGAGATGGTAATGTCACTGACAGCCCCACAGGAATACAATAAGGACTGTGTAAAATGTTAAACAATTCTAACAGACTGAAGTCTCAGCTTATGTGTCTAAACTTTATATGTATATCACATCCCCTTAAAAATCTGACCACATAATGCGTATATGATGAGACTAGTATGTAATTGCAGATGATTATTTCTGTAAGCTCTAACACTGATATGTATacgaatttttaaaataaaaattaaaaaaaaatatttatctattattttatgcCTGATTGTATGTCTACGCATCATGTGCACTGAAAAAGTTGTAGGATCTGAgcgacggatggttgtgagctgccatattgGTGCTGGAagtcaaacttgggttctctggaaaagcaaccagtacttttaactgttgagccatctctccagctcattcaTAGATAAATTATGATGCATTTAGCACTCTGTGATCTCTAGAGTTTTAGAATTGCCTGGAAACTAATGACCTTTTTAGAACTGTACTGACATCTCTTTCACATCTCAGTCAAGATTCAAATTCACATGACTCTATATATCTTCCTCATAAGTAGATTTCCATTAAGGATTTAGTATCACTTGAAAATTTGTctcatttgctttgctttgtcaaAACTCTATTTCTTTTCATCTCAATATTAGACTAAAAGAGCATTATTTAACTGGGTTTAGTGTTCGGTGTGCAGGATGATTGTGGTAGATTGCTCTTCTGGCCTTCGGATGCTTTAAGAGAAGATCAGCAGAAAGCATGCAGTACTACatgctttaaaatgttatttcctcCTCTATAACCAGGTGTATCCCAAGTTCCTAGCCTTGCCTTAGAAATGGACGGTATAGAGAAGGCATCATGAGGACCGTTTTGGAGAGTGTGCAATTAGAGGAAAATCTACATGTGAGCAGTTTGCTGTAAGGGAAGTCATATTGTTTCCCATGAACTGAAACCATGTGGGACTTTCATGCCCCTTGCTGGTGATGTTCCCATGCAGGAAATGCTGAGAGCCTCCAAGTGCTGCCGTTCCCTCCAGTGTTTGCTGAGCTGGCAGGAAAAGAGCACTGGAGGGATCAGTGAGTCCCGGCTTGGAGGGGAGACTTGTCTACGACCCGGGGCTTTCCTGTCTGCAGTAGCACATACAGTTAAGGCTGGAGTGTGGCAGGAGATAGAAGAAACACTGTTGTTTCCTTCAAACTTAAGGATTCCTGTCATTTCTTCCAAAACCAACTCTTTGGAGAAAGCAGACAGCTGTCTGCTCCTGTACCTCCTTTTGAATTCTTCTAGTATCTGGGATGCAGCAGGCTTCAGAAGGAAGTTATGTTATTACTAGAATATAATTAATTagggatttaattttttttctttgaatgctGGCCTTTTCTTTTGAATGTAAGGCAATAGGCAAAAATCCCACTTTTAATTACCATATTACTTTTCCCTGACAGGGAAAACTATTTTAGCAAATTTGGgggatacaattttttttttaaatttagctgTTTCTGTTCTCAGATCATACAGTCTTCCCTTTCCTAATTCAGTTGCCTCAGGCCCCATCACTAGCAGTAAGAAAGATAACATGGAGTTAGCCAGCGGGCCCAGAAATGAGAGTACTCTAGGACATTTTCGTTTCGAGACTCTTCTGGAATGTTTGTATTCAGAATGTGTGGGAGAAGTTTTGTACATTCCTGTAAAGAGGAACACCATACATTCCTGTAAAGAGGAACACCATACAAttaaggaagggagaaagatttGTCCTGCTGACACATCAGAGAGGGCTGACCTGTTCGTGAGGAGCAGCTCCCGTTGCAGCGGAGAGCACAGGGATGGCTGCACACAGCATGCCAGAGGCACTGGAATTAGCAGAAGACAGTGTTGTCGAGTAGACCAAGAAAGGACGTGTGACTGGACTTAGCCATAGGGACATCAAACAAAGGGCAGCTCAGTGCCTGGGATAGAGTCCtattcctgtgtgctgggatcctGGTAGAGAAGGCTGCTGGGGCAGGTGCCTGATGACCCGGGGCTGAGTAATCCCGGCACGGTGAAGAAGCGTCTGCAGACAGTTCTTTACTTTAACCGTGACTGTTatgggaaggagaaagtgaggcTGGAGGTGGAGACGGGTATGAAAGCAGTCTGTACTATTGAACTGCTTTTATGACTAATGGAAGAGTTTGTTAAGCATACCATTTAATGCTTGTCATTGTAAAATTATACTTTCCCAGTGTGAgcgaaagaaagcaaacaaacaaaaaaatccaaataacttGCCCTGTCTTCTAGCCATGGAGGGTGATGCCGTGATAAAAAGGATTTGACCGACTTTCAGCTTTGTGCTTTTTCAGCTTCCCGAGTTTCCATTCTCGAGAACATAAAAGTGAAGACTGGGTATCATTTTACATAGAAGCCAGCATAGTTGCCTATGGTAGACTTTCTATTGTACATCACGGACACCACGTTTTACTTAGAGATGGACTGGAAGGCACAGGGTGAAATGATTGCTTGCCCTTTAGTCTGAGCTGGGACTGTTGGGTGCTTTGTAGCCTCAGCTGCCTATCAGGAAAGTGACTGGcagctctttcttccttcccactgtCCCAGCCCATCTGCCAGTTACCAGTTACTGCTCTGCCCCATCTGCATCTCAGCCTCCAGGAGTGCTTACTGTGGCATGCCCTGCAGCCTCTGCATGTCCTGGCAGTCACTGCTCCTAATAAAGATTGCTTCAGGTGGAGTGaagagctgtgttccagaggaaCTCGTTCATGGGTGGGATTCTTCTCCTGCCTCCTACTGCTCCCCTGGCTGACAGTTGATGAAACCACTAAAGAATGTGCTGTCTGCTCAATGAGTCAAGCTGAGAACATTTTTCAGCTGTTCGGAGCTGGATTGGATTGGTGCTTAGAGACCTGCTCTTTCAGCCACCCACTGATACCGTGCCTTAGATAGTTGACTGTGCTTTTCTGTTGGCCATTTTAAAATGAGGGTGTAGGGAAAGTGTTCACGTATGCTCAGTATTTTTTTGCTCTTAGACTCTTGAGCACAAGGCTTGTCTAGAACAGTCCCATGACCTAAATACTTTATCCTCCTCCTAGCCCTGTAGAGAGATAAGTTGAGAGATTCTAATTGACTTGCCCTGCTTCATGTAGCAAGTACAGGTTATAGCTGAGATTCATGTCAAGTCTGATGAAAGCTGATCACAGTTCTTGCTGTTATACTGAAATAGGATCAAAATGAAGAAGAATAAAATGagtctccattttattttagagGCTAGGAAGTTGGCAGAGGTATGGGTAGAAGTTCCTTCCATGTATGAAGGAACTGCTCATCTTTCCAGCTGGGGTCTAGTTTTCCTTGGCATGAACACTGATATGTGTATTGAGGGCATCATAGGATCCAGGTGGGATCTTGTCCGGAGACTTCAGAAGAGCTTCCACAGAGCAGAGCAGTTACACTAGGCCTCAGCCACCTATTTCTGATGGGAGAGGCTACTGCCCACAGGTGCTGGCACTCCCTGGTAGCCCTTCCTCTCCCAAGCATTGCCTCTCCAGCCTACAGGTACTTAATTGCACAACCCTGGGTCTGCTCTAGTTACCATTTACCCTTATGTGGCTACATTGAAATTATAAATATGGTTtcagtcccccccaccccaccccaattccTGGTTTCTCTTGCATTAGTGACTATCATTTAGAATGCTGTAAAATGATCCCAGTTCTCTAGTCACCAGAAAGAAGTCAGATGAGCTGTTGGGGATTGCCCTCGGGACTTTTGTAGACCATATAACTGGTACACACTGAGTTGTCTCCGAAATTCACACCTGAGACTTCACTCCTGTTCTATTGGAGCTGGCCTTAGGATTAATCCTCTAGTGCGGCACTTTAGTGAAGCTTAAAATCCTGACCCTACTGCTGAACTGCTTTTATGATCGGAAAGATGGGTGTCCTGCTCTTACTACTTTACAAGTGGTGGAGCAGGGGCCAGTGTTGGAGTCTCTGCTCTCCAGGTGGGGGTTGGAATGACGAGATGGCATTCCTCAAGCAGGATTGTGAACTGCTGCTGTGGGCACTCAGCTCTGTAGTCCACACAGCTCTGATCTGCTCTCAAACTTGTTGGGTTGGATCTCAGCCTGGGTGGGGAGCTGCTTATTCAAGCCAGGGAACCTCCCTCCTGGTGGGAGGAGCCTTCAGGTGTGTCCTGCTGTGGGCTTCATAAGTTGCATTATTGCCTATCTGGGCACAGTCTGAAAGATGAATCCCCGTTAAAGTACAGTTGCTGCTAAGGTTTTTAGACTTGGTATTGATGACGGTGGTCTCAAGTGACAGAATCtctatttttgtctctttcttattATCTGCTTTGCAGTTTGTCTCAAAAGTCACATCTCTTAATTGTAAGCATTATAGTACAATAGTTTTTATACTTTCTTGCTGAAAAGTACACTAAGCCTAGCAGACATGTAGGAATACAGATGGGGGCCTGCATTGCAGTGgtaaagataaaaacagaaaagcatcAGGCAGAAAGCCTCTGCGGAAAGGAAGAATCTCTCTTAAATTTTGGAATTTAAGGATTTAACCCCAGAATCCTTTCCAGTTTAATGGGTTggtataataaatgaataaatatgagtattttcagaaattaatatAATTGCACAGCTAAAGATCTGGGTGGGGGGAAGAAAGGTACCTAAGTGGTTCTAAATCTCCTCTTATTATAGTGAAATTAGGTCACCATCTTTAAGCTTAATGTTATTTACATTAATGGAAACAGTACCTAACCtaagagaacatttttatttgtgccCTCTCCCTTTTTTACTAACAGTTTGAAAGTCCCAAAGTGGAGTCTTTAGCTTGTGCAGACATTATATTTTTTTGTCGGCATCAAACCTTTTTCAGTTTTCTCCTCTCACAGGAACCAGACACTCTGTCCCCACAGGTACATGTAGGGAAAACATAGAACTCCTTTCATGGTGTACATTTATCTCTCAAAGTAACTCCTACTTAAGTATATCGCCAACTTAGAGTACTTCTTACTAATCATCCTTAAATGAATGGCATTTGAATAGAAATAATTCTTATGGTTGTTAGATAAACATAGTAACTCCCAGTAGGAATCAGGAGCTTCGCTGTTGACTGTTTTCCATGCCCCTCTTCATCTGTCCCCGCCCACCTGTC of Mus pahari chromosome 4, PAHARI_EIJ_v1.1, whole genome shotgun sequence contains these proteins:
- the Gpr87 gene encoding G-protein coupled receptor 87, whose protein sequence is MGLNFTLTKLPGNELYSQASHTANSTSEGHGKNSTLHNEFDTIILPVLYLVIFVASILLNGLAVWIFFHIRNKTSFIFYLKNIVVADLIMTLTFPFRIVRDTGFGPWYFEFILCRYTSVLFYANMYTSIVFLGLISVDRYLKVVKPFGDSRMYSITFTKVLSVCVWVVMAVLSLPNIILTNGQPTKENIHDCMKLKSPLGAKWHMAVTYVDSCLFVAVLVILIGCYIAISRYIHKSSRQFISQSSRKRKHNQSIRVVVAVFFTCFLPYHLCRIPFTFSNLDRLLDESAHKILYYCKEMTLFLSACNVCLDPIIYFFMCKSFSRRLFKKSNIRTRSESIRSLQSVRRSEVRIYYDYTDV